In the Thermodesulfobacteriota bacterium genome, one interval contains:
- a CDS encoding 6-pyruvoyl-tetrahydropterin synthase-related protein yields the protein MVFSFFVLAGIFAYLFATFNPNLIFLETIPAGGDTPSHYMAFKYMKEYLLPNGKIMGYFMGNYAGFPIFYHYFPLPFFLASMLSEFLPPQVAFKLTTILGSLFLPIATYLLFSLLGFERSICLFSSILSLYFLFNEENTMWGGNIPSTLAGEFAFSFSFSVFVALLGFIFYGIEKERHLILNSVLFAIMGLSHGYTLFTFLLISTFFLLKRTPIKELLYLFKFYLLGVGFMAYWFIPFLYNLPYTTPFMFKWHFGSIREVLPPHMVPFFALSFAAFFYFFKEKSVRFLLYSFSVSVFLYFIAYPIGLGDIRFLTFAQYFLLLPSVLWTKRLGIAKMKYVILFFLFTAVFLRFNTTYIPKWIEWNYSGIESKPAYPELVRIFEKLKELHDGGRVVYEHSLSYDKYGTVRIFELMKMFTGRDTLEGLYMQSSITSPYVFYIQSEISKEISAPFWQYPVANLDLKTASMHLSMFGVTHYIVKSDKVKEEIRKFPDYYEPLAKIGDIEIYKVKTTDYILVKPVTMEPVVYRGKNWKKDFYEWFKDPQNLDVPLILAEKDDVRFRLETEDIKNIPRRPLCFPLSRFTIRVTQRPEEIQFETPLIGHPHLVRVSYHPLFRVEGAKKVYLCAPSFMLVIPESGFVSIKFDRSWIHTMGDLYFFLSLGFLVILVLKKRTSRLNGHPSTRI from the coding sequence TTCTTGCGGGAATTTTTGCTTACCTTTTTGCAACGTTTAACCCGAACCTTATCTTTTTAGAAACTATCCCTGCAGGCGGTGATACGCCTTCCCATTACATGGCTTTCAAGTACATGAAGGAGTATCTTTTACCGAATGGTAAGATCATGGGTTATTTTATGGGTAATTACGCTGGATTTCCGATATTTTACCATTACTTTCCTCTGCCATTTTTTTTAGCATCCATGCTTTCTGAATTTCTGCCTCCTCAAGTTGCTTTTAAACTTACGACGATTCTAGGTTCGCTTTTTTTGCCGATTGCGACTTATCTTTTATTTTCACTTCTTGGGTTTGAAAGGTCGATCTGCCTTTTCTCCTCAATTCTTTCGCTTTATTTCCTCTTTAACGAAGAAAACACGATGTGGGGAGGAAACATACCTTCTACCCTTGCCGGAGAATTCGCATTTTCTTTCAGTTTTTCAGTTTTTGTGGCCCTTTTGGGTTTTATCTTTTACGGCATTGAAAAAGAAAGACACCTCATCCTTAACTCAGTTCTTTTCGCCATCATGGGTCTCAGTCACGGTTACACACTTTTTACCTTTCTTCTTATTAGCACATTCTTTCTTCTAAAAAGGACCCCTATTAAAGAGCTTCTCTACCTTTTCAAGTTCTACCTTTTGGGAGTCGGATTTATGGCGTACTGGTTCATCCCCTTCCTTTACAATTTGCCTTACACTACACCTTTTATGTTTAAGTGGCATTTTGGATCGATAAGGGAAGTCCTTCCTCCACACATGGTGCCTTTTTTTGCCTTGTCTTTTGCTGCCTTTTTTTACTTCTTTAAAGAAAAGAGTGTACGTTTCCTCCTTTATTCTTTTTCCGTCTCAGTTTTTCTCTATTTTATCGCGTATCCAATAGGGCTCGGAGACATAAGGTTTTTGACCTTTGCCCAGTACTTTTTGCTTTTGCCCTCTGTTTTGTGGACAAAAAGACTTGGCATCGCAAAGATGAAGTACGTCATTCTGTTTTTTCTTTTTACTGCAGTCTTTTTGAGGTTCAACACGACCTACATACCCAAATGGATCGAGTGGAACTATTCTGGAATTGAAAGTAAACCTGCATATCCTGAGCTTGTGAGAATATTTGAAAAGCTCAAAGAACTACACGACGGTGGAAGGGTCGTCTACGAGCACTCTTTAAGCTACGACAAGTATGGCACGGTCCGCATATTTGAACTTATGAAGATGTTTACGGGAAGGGATACGCTTGAAGGGCTCTACATGCAGTCTTCCATCACTTCGCCTTACGTCTTTTACATCCAGTCAGAGATATCAAAGGAAATATCCGCTCCTTTCTGGCAGTATCCTGTGGCAAACCTCGACTTAAAAACCGCATCTATGCATCTATCGATGTTTGGAGTAACCCACTACATAGTAAAAAGCGACAAAGTAAAGGAGGAAATTAGGAAGTTTCCGGACTACTACGAGCCTTTGGCAAAAATCGGCGATATAGAGATATACAAGGTTAAGACAACAGACTACATTCTCGTAAAGCCTGTAACGATGGAACCTGTAGTTTACAGGGGTAAAAATTGGAAGAAGGACTTTTACGAATGGTTTAAAGATCCTCAAAACTTGGATGTTCCCTTGATACTCGCCGAAAAAGATGATGTAAGGTTTAGACTCGAAACAGAAGATATAAAAAACATACCGCGAAGACCGCTTTGCTTTCCGCTTAGCCGATTCACGATAAGGGTCACTCAGAGACCGGAAGAGATTCAGTTTGAGACCCCTCTTATAGGCCACCCACATCTAGTGAGGGTAAGCTACCATCCTCTTTTTCGGGTGGAGGGAGCAAAAAAAGTATATCTTTGCGCGCCATCCTTCATGCTTGTTATTCCAGAAAGTGGCTTCGTATCTATAAAATTTGACAGATCTTGGATTCACACGATGGGAGATCTATATTTTTTTCTCTCCCTCGGCTTTCTCGTAATTTTAGTCCTTAAAAAACGCACATCAAGATTAAACGGCCATCCATCTACCAGAATTTGA